The following are encoded together in the Lactuca sativa cultivar Salinas chromosome 1, Lsat_Salinas_v11, whole genome shotgun sequence genome:
- the LOC111916678 gene encoding uncharacterized protein LOC111916678, protein MKSICLPSSSLSCLPSLHHNPTPFFQSWPNYKPFSSSPLFSPLSIQSTSPKSSIPAVTPTEGSIPVINFEDFVEKDWSFLDADDISSNQVYKQHTDRIISSGKISEDSKVLISTGSEGFVDQVIDTHSCKQLLVVHDSLFVLACIKEKYDKVKCWQGEVIFVPEKWAPFDVVFIYFLPALPFELNQIFEALSKICSPGARIVISHPKGREMLKQQKVEYPDVVVSDLPDKVMLESVASHHSFIMVEFVDEPGFYLAVLSINTQKLIQVNCF, encoded by the exons ATGAAGTCGATCTGTTTACCATCTTCTTCCCTCTCATGCCTCCCATCTCTTCACCATAATCCTACACCTTTCTTTCAATCCTGGCCTAACTATAAACCCTTCTCATCTTCACCCCTGTTTTCTCCCCTTTCAATCCAATCCACTTCACCTAAATCCTCCATTCCTGCTGTAACTCCAACTGAAGGATCAATCCCTGTGATCAACTTTGAAGATTTCGTGGAGAAAGATTGGTCATTTCTTGATGCTGATGATATATCTTCCAACCAAGTTTACAAACAACACACTGACCGAATCATATCTTCTGGGAAAATTTCTGAGGATTCAAAGGTTCTAATTTCAACAGGATCAGAAGGGTTTGTTGATCAGGTGATTGATACACATTCTTGCAAACAGTTGCTTGTTGTCCATGACTCTCTATTCGTATTAGCCtgcattaaagaaaaatatgacaAAGTTAAATGTTGGCAAGGAGAAGTGATTTTTGTCCCTGAAAAATGGGCGCCTTTTGATGTTGTGTTCATCTACTTCCTTCCTGCTTTGCCATTTGAACTCAATCAAATCTTTGAAGCACTATCCAAGATTTGCTCACCAG GTGCAAGAATTGTGATTAGTCATCCGAAAGGAAGAGAGATGCTTAAACAACAGAAAGTGGAGTACCCTGATGTTGTGGTGTCGGATTTGCCTGATAAAGTAATGTTAGAAAGTGTTGCATCTCATCACTCGTTTATAATGGTGGAATTCGTTGATGAGCCAGGGTTTTATCTTGCTGTATTAAGTATTAACACACAAAAGTTGATACAGGTAAACTGTTTTTAG